In Labrys monachus, the genomic stretch GCGGGGTCTCGCGGGTCTTCCAGGAGCAGTCGCTGGTGGCGAATGTTCCGGTCTACGAGAACCTGCTTCTCGGCCAGGAGCACCGTTTCGCGCGCGCCGGGCAATTCCTCGACAGGAAAGCCATGATCGCCGCCGCGGAAGGGATCATCGAGGAGGCCGGGATCGACGTCGACGTCCGCAAGCGGACCAGCGACTATGATTTCTCCAAGCGCCAGTCGATCGAGATCGCCCGCGCCTGCCTGGCCACCACCCATCTCGGCGGAGCGAAGACGCCCTTCATCCTGCTCGACGAGCCGACATCGGCGCTCGACCGCCGCGACGAGGAGGCCTTCTTCCGCCTGGTGGCCCGGGTCAAGCAGCGCGGCTCGCTGCTGTTCGTCTCGCACCGGCTCACCGAGGTCCTCGATCTCTCCGACGTCATCTATGTGCTCAAGGACGGCCGTCTCGTCGCCAGGCTCGATCCGCAGAGCGCCAACGAGCAGATGCTGCATGCCCTCATGGTCGGGCGCGAACGGGCGGCGGACTATTATCACGAAAATCGCCAGCGCCGGATCGAGACGTCCTCTTCCGTCATCGAGGCGCGCGGGTTGAGCCTGCCCGGCCTCTTCGAAGACGTCTCCCTGTCGGTCCGGCCGGGCGAGGTCGTCGGCATCGGCGGCCTGCTGGATTCCGGCAAGAGCGCCGTCGGCAAGGCGATCGCAGGCGTGACGCCGCCCGCGAGCGGGACGGTGTCGCTCAAGGGCGGCAAGCCCGTCACGCCCCGGATCAGCCGCTTCGTGCGCCAGGGCCTTGGCTATGTGCCGGCCGAGCGGCTCGCCGAAGGTATGATCGCCGCCTTCAGCGTGGCATGGAACATCTCGCTCGCCAGCGGCGCCGATCTGTTCTCGAACCGTCTCGGCATCTGGCGCCGGCAGAAGGAAGTCGCGGTCGCGGCCCGTTATGCCGCCGAGCTGTCGATCAAGTCCGCCACGCCGAATCTGCGCAGCGCGCGGCTCTCGGGCGGCAACCAGCAGAAGGTGGTCCTGGCCCGCTGGCTCGTCCGCAAGCCCGATGTGCTCGTGCTCGACAATCCGACGCGCGGCGTGGACGCCGGCGCCAAGGAGGAGATCTACCGCCTGATCCGCGAGCTGACGGCATCCGGGGTCGGCATCCTGCTGATCACCGACGAGTTGCTGGAACTGATCGGGCTGTCCAACCGGGTCCTGATCATGCAGCGCGGGCGGATCGTCACCGAGATCGCCGCGCCCGTCGACGCCAAGCCCAGCGAGCGCGAACTCGTGGCCTGGATGCTGCCCAAGGGCGGCGAGAAGCCGGCCCGGCAAACGCAGCAGCAAACCTTGGAAATCGTACAATGACGACAGTTCCGCTCCAGTCGCCGCCGCGGCGTTCGTCGCCCTTCGGGCTCGACCTGAAATCCATCGATACGAGCCTGTGGTTTCCCATCGGTGTCGTGGCGTTCCTGTTCGTCTTCTTCGCGCTGGCGACGGATTCCTTTGCGACGCTGCGCAATTTCACCGCCGTCAGCGGACAGGCGGGAACCCTGCTCATCGCATGCCTCGGCGGGACCTTCGTGGTGCTGATGGGAAGCATCGACCTTTCGGTCGGCGCCATCGTGCTGCTGGGCGGCGCCGCCAGCGTCACCCTGCTGAACGACACGCCGGTGGGATTTGCCGTCCTGCCGATCGTCGCGGTGATCGGCGGCGTCCTCGGCCTGGTCAACGGCGTCATCTACACGCTGGGCCGCATCCCCTCCTTCATCGCGACGCTGGGGACGCTGTCGGTTTTCAGTGGCCTGGCTCTGACCATCCTCGACGGGCGGGCGATCCAGTTCGACCTGTCCGGCTTCGAGCAGATCGCCATAGGGCAGCTGATACCGCGCCTTCCCAATATCGCGCTGTGCGCGCTCCTGGCCTGGATCGTCGTGGTGTTCATCGCCGCCCGCACGCGGTTCGGACGCTACATGTACCTGATCGGCGGCGGCGAGACGGTCGCCCGCACCGCCGGCATCCCGGTGGAACGCTACAAGATCTATGCCTTCGTGCTGTCGGGCGTGCTGGCGGCCATCGGTGCCGTCCTGTCGGTGGCCCGTCTCGGGGCGGCCGGCCCGTCGCTCGGATCCGACCTCCTGCTCAACAGCCTCGCCGCCATCGTCGTCGGCGGCACCTCGCTCTCGGGCGGTGTCGGCGGCCCGCATCGGACGCTCATCGGCGTGCTCATCATCGCCATCCTCGACAACGGCCTGAACCTGATGGGCGTGTCGCAATACTCACAGATGGTGGTGAAGGGGCTGGTGGTCATCGCCGCCGTCCTGGTCAGCCGCGATCGCGCCCGTACCACCGTCGTAAAGTAGGCGAGCCATGGCAAAGCGATTGATCTTCAACGGCTTCTCCATGAATGCCGTCTCCCATGTCTATCACGGGCTCTGGCGGCATCCGCTGACGGCGCAGACGCGCTTCAACGATCTGGATACCTGGGTCGCACTGGCCCGGCTGCTGGAAAAGGGCAAGTTCGACGCCCTGTTCGTCGCCGATATCCTGGGAGTGGACGCCGTCTACAAGGGGTCCTGGGACACCTATATCAAGGAAGCGGTGCAGATCCCGATCAACGATTCCGGCGTGCTGGTCGGGGCGCTGATCCAGTCGACGCAACATCTGGGACTGACGCTGACGAGCTCCATCCTGCAGGAGCACCCCTTCAACTTCGCCCGCAAGCTCTCCACCCTCGACCATCTGAGCAAGGGGCGGGTCGGCTGGAACATCGTCACCAGCGTCAGCCACAATGCGGCGCAGAATTTCGGCTTCGACCGCATCGTGCCGCATGACGAGCGCTACCGGTGGGCGGAGGAATATGTCGATGTCGTCTACAAGCTGTGGGAGGGCTCCTGGGACGACGATGCCGTCATCGACGACAAGGCCGGCAACATCTATGCCGATCCCGACCGGATCCACCGCATCCACCATCAAGGCCAGCGCTACAAGGTCCTGGGTCCGCATCTGAGCCAGCCCTCCCGGCAGCGCACGCCGGTCCTCTTCCAGGCGGGCTCCTCGCGGGCCGGCCGGGCCTTCGCCGCCCGCCATGCCGAAGGCACCTTCATCGCCGCCGTCAATCCGCAGGGCGCCCGCCGGCAGATCGACGAGACCCGGGCCCTGGTCAGGGCCTCCGGCCGCGACGCCGACGATCTCCTCTTCGTGCAGGGTATGTCCTTCGTGGTCGGCGGCACCGAGGAAGAGGCGCGGCGCCGGGCGCGCGAGCTGGAGCAGGACGTCAGCGTCGACGGGCTGCTCGCCCATATCAGCCGCGATCTCGGCATCGATCTCGGCCTCCTGGATCCCAACCGGCCGGTCGAGGAGCTGGAGATCGAGGGCGTCCAGGGCATCATCCGCGCCTTCGAGGAGGGCAACCCGGGCAAGCGTGCCACGGTGGCCGATCTCGGCCGCGCCTATGCCCTCAGCAGCCAGGTCGTCGGGACGCCCGAAACCATCGCCGACCAGCTCGGCGAATGGCAGGCGGCCGGCATCGACGGCGTCAACCTGATCTACCACACGACGCCCGGCTCCTTCGCCGATTTCATCGAGAACGTGACGCCCGTCCTCCAGAAGCGGGGGCTCGCCCAGACCGACTATGCCGAAGGCAGCCTGCGCGAGCGCCTGTTTCCCGGCCGTCCTGGCCGCCTCGTCGACCGCCATCCGGCCGCGCGCTACCGCGGCGCCTTCGCGGGTCCTGGCGACCGCAGCCAGCCGGCTGCGTAGCGAGGATCGACAGATGCGCAAGCGATTGATCTTCAACGCCTTTTCGATGAATGCCGTCTCCCATGTCTATCACGGGCTCTGGCGTCATCCGCAGACGCGCCAGACGGAGCTCAACCAGCTCTCGACCTGGGTCGAGCTCGCCGGGATCCTCGAGAAAGGCCGCTTCGACGCCCTGTTCCTGGCCGATGTGATCGGGGTCGACAAGGGGCACAACGGCAGCTGGGACGTCTATCTGAAGGAGGGCATCCACTTCCCCGCCAATGATCCGTCCGTCCTGGCGGCGGCGCTCATCGGCGCGACGACGAATCTCGGGCTGACCTTCACGAGCTCGATCCTGCAATCCCATCCCTTCGATTTCGCGCGGCGGGTGTCGACGCTGGACCATTTGAGCGGCGGGCGCGTCGGGTGGAACATCGTCACGACGACGAGCCGCAACGCCGCCGCCAATTTCGGCTTCGACGAGCCGGTCCCGCACGACGAGCGTTACCGCTGGGCGGACGAATATGTCGAGGTCGCCTACAAGCTGTGGGAAGGATCCTGGGACGACGACGCGGTGCGGCTCGACAGGACGGCGCAGGTCTACGCCGATCCCACGCGCATCCGGACCATCGATCATGTCGGGCCGCGCTACCGCGTGGCGGGACCGCATCTCACCAGCCCGTCGCCGCAGCGCACGCCGGTGCTGATCCAGGCCGGATCGTCCAGGGCGGGGCGCGCGTTCGCGGCCCGCAACGCCGAGGCGACCTTCGTGGTCTGCCTCACCCCGGAGGCCGCGCGCTCGGCCATCGCCGATATCCGGGTGGAACTGGCGAAGGCCGGCCGCCGGCCCGAGGACCTCCTGTTCTTCCAGGGGCTGTCCTTCGTGGTGGGGAGCACCGAGGAGGAGGCCTGGCGCAAGGCGCGGGCCATCGACGACTATGTGAGCACCGACGGCCTCGCCGCCCATGTCGGGCGGGACCTCGGCATTGATTTCGGTCTTCTCGATCCGCAAAAGCCGGTTGCCGACTACAAGATCGAGGGGCTGCAGGGCTTCACGCAATTCTTCGAGGAAGCCAATCCCGGCAAGCGGGCCCGCCTCGTCGATCTGGTGACGGCGATGTCCTATAACGGGCGCATCGTCGGCACGCCGGAGCAGATCGCCGACCGCCTCGAAGACTGGCAGGATGCCGGCATCGACGGCGTCAACGTCGCCTACCAGACCACGCCGGGCTCCTTCGTCGACTTCATCGACCACGTCATGCCGGTGCTGCGCGAACGGGGCCTCGCCCAGCGCGACTACGCCCCCGGCACCTTGCGCGAGCGCCTCTTCCCGGGGCGCCCGGCCTTCCTGGCGAGAAACCATCCCGCCGCCCGCTTCCGCCACCCGCAGCGCCAAGCTGCCGAATAGATCCTGTCAACAAGGGAGAACAGCCATGACGACGGTTCTGGATGCAGCAATCGGACAGCCCCTGTCGCGGTTGCCCGTGCCCGATGTCGCCGCCTTGCCGGATGACGTGAGGAAGATCGTCGACGCACATCATCGGGAGAATTGGGTGCGTTCGCTCTCGCTGAACGGCGAGACCGTGCATCGCTTTGCCGGCTATTTCGAAAGTCTGTTCTCGCCGCGGGGCCGCCTGCCGCTGCAGGAGCGCGAATTGATCGCGGTGATCGTCTCCGCGGCGAATGGCTGCGGCCTGTGCACCGTCCATCACACCCGCGCGCTCGGCGACGTGCTGGACGACCACGCCCGTGCGCAGCGTATCGCGCTCGACGATCATCTCGTCCCGCTTTCGAAGCGCGAGCGAGCCCTGGCGGACCTCGCACGGAAGATCACGCAGTCACCCAAGGCCGTGGGCGAGAAGGATTTCGCGACCCTGCGCGACGCAGGCCTGTCCGATGCCGACATCCTCGAAGCCGTCGAGACGAGCGCCTGGTTCAATCACACCAACCGCATCTTCATCTCGCTCGGCGTCGTGCCGGACGACAAGTTCTTTCCGGCCTGAACCGCAGTCCGTTCCCCCCCAATCTTCGATCGACAGGAGGATCTCGTGCCCATCAGGACGAACCCGCTCGCCTTCGGCGATCTCGGCGAAAAGCGCGTCGTCGACGCCCATCTCGACCGGCTCGACACGCGCGGCGTTTCGCGCCGCGACTTCCTGGCGCTGGCTTCGGCCGGGGTCGCCGCGGGTGCGGCGGCCGGGCTGCTCGGCAGCTCCTCGGTCGCCGTCGCCGCGCCATCCGGCAAGCTCGCCTATCTCGCATGGACGAGCCGCGTGGAGTTCATGGTGCAGGCCAGCAAGGCGACGCAGGCCGCCGCGAAGGCCTTCGGCCTCGGCTACAGCTATCTGGACGGCCAGATCGACAGCCAGCGCCAGCTCAACCAGGCCGAGGAGCAGTTCAACGTCGGCGCCAACGCCATCATCCTGCATGCGCCGGACGGCAGCGCCGTCAAGCGCATCGCCCAGCTCGCCGAACAGAACAAGGCCTATTTCTCGAATGTCTGGGCGACGCTGCCCTGGTTCACGCCGTTCGACGCCAGCGAATACTACGCCCTCTATGCGGTGCCCGAGGAGTTCTCGGCCCATCGCGGCGTCACCGAGGTGCTGCTCAGGACTGTGACGGAGAAGTTCGGCGGCGGCAAGATCCTCGGCGTTACCGGCGTGCCGGGCTTCTCCACCGATTCGGTGCGTAGCCGCGGGCGGGACGAGGCCTTCAAGGCTTTCCCCAAGACCCAGCTGGTCGACCAGCTTCCGGGCCTGTTCAACCGCGAGGACTCCCTCAAGGCGACACAGGCTCTCCTTGCCCGGCACAACGATATCGTGGGGGTCGTCGCCCAGAACGACGACGTGGCGCAGGGCGTCATCGCCGCCCTGCGCAGCGCCGGCCTGCGGGCGGGCGAGGACGTGCTGGTGGTGGGCGCGGACGGCACCGCCGAAGGCGCGCGCGCCATCAAGAGCGGCGTACAGCTCGCCACCAGCGCGAACTGCCCCGCCTTCCAGGCCGGTTTCTTCACCGCCTATCTCTACGACGTGCTCAACGGCTGGAAGCCGCGCGCCTCCGAGAGAATGCTGAACTGGCATTCGGTCATCACGACGCAGAGCAATGTCGACGTCTACCTCAAACGCTATGTCGACAATGGCGATGTGCTGCCCTTCGACTACCGCCGGATGTCCAAGGTCGCCCATCCCGCCGATTGGGACCCGCAGGGAGAGATCACGCCGCTCGACATCGACGTGGAATGGGCGGGCCTGCCCAAGCCCGAGGGGTGGACCTATCCCAAGGCCTATATCGATGCGAAGACCAACGGCGAATGGGATGCGGTGAAGAAGGAATACAGCGAGCATTACAAGATTCCCTTCTTTGGTCCGTCGCCGAATGCCTGACTCAGCCGCTTTGCCCAGCCGGCAGGCACCCATCGTCATCGTGGGCGGCGGCCTCAGCGGGGCCCTGCTGGCGGCGCGCCTGCTCGAAGCGCCGGGCCGGCGTGACGTCCTCGTC encodes the following:
- a CDS encoding sugar ABC transporter ATP-binding protein, giving the protein MTLHSQALARPFAPAENRAVLFEAEGLTKSFGRTVVLDGVSFEVPANKVVTFVGENGAGKSTLFNILSGLVKADSGSMQLNGRPYSVRSYGEAVASGVSRVFQEQSLVANVPVYENLLLGQEHRFARAGQFLDRKAMIAAAEGIIEEAGIDVDVRKRTSDYDFSKRQSIEIARACLATTHLGGAKTPFILLDEPTSALDRRDEEAFFRLVARVKQRGSLLFVSHRLTEVLDLSDVIYVLKDGRLVARLDPQSANEQMLHALMVGRERAADYYHENRQRRIETSSSVIEARGLSLPGLFEDVSLSVRPGEVVGIGGLLDSGKSAVGKAIAGVTPPASGTVSLKGGKPVTPRISRFVRQGLGYVPAERLAEGMIAAFSVAWNISLASGADLFSNRLGIWRRQKEVAVAARYAAELSIKSATPNLRSARLSGGNQQKVVLARWLVRKPDVLVLDNPTRGVDAGAKEEIYRLIRELTASGVGILLITDELLELIGLSNRVLIMQRGRIVTEIAAPVDAKPSERELVAWMLPKGGEKPARQTQQQTLEIVQ
- a CDS encoding ABC transporter permease produces the protein MTTVPLQSPPRRSSPFGLDLKSIDTSLWFPIGVVAFLFVFFALATDSFATLRNFTAVSGQAGTLLIACLGGTFVVLMGSIDLSVGAIVLLGGAASVTLLNDTPVGFAVLPIVAVIGGVLGLVNGVIYTLGRIPSFIATLGTLSVFSGLALTILDGRAIQFDLSGFEQIAIGQLIPRLPNIALCALLAWIVVVFIAARTRFGRYMYLIGGGETVARTAGIPVERYKIYAFVLSGVLAAIGAVLSVARLGAAGPSLGSDLLLNSLAAIVVGGTSLSGGVGGPHRTLIGVLIIAILDNGLNLMGVSQYSQMVVKGLVVIAAVLVSRDRARTTVVK
- a CDS encoding NtaA/DmoA family FMN-dependent monooxygenase (This protein belongs to a clade of FMN-dependent monooxygenases, within a broader family of flavin-dependent oxidoreductases, the luciferase-like monooxygenase (LMM) family, some of whose members use coenzyme F420 rather than FMN.); this translates as MAKRLIFNGFSMNAVSHVYHGLWRHPLTAQTRFNDLDTWVALARLLEKGKFDALFVADILGVDAVYKGSWDTYIKEAVQIPINDSGVLVGALIQSTQHLGLTLTSSILQEHPFNFARKLSTLDHLSKGRVGWNIVTSVSHNAAQNFGFDRIVPHDERYRWAEEYVDVVYKLWEGSWDDDAVIDDKAGNIYADPDRIHRIHHQGQRYKVLGPHLSQPSRQRTPVLFQAGSSRAGRAFAARHAEGTFIAAVNPQGARRQIDETRALVRASGRDADDLLFVQGMSFVVGGTEEEARRRARELEQDVSVDGLLAHISRDLGIDLGLLDPNRPVEELEIEGVQGIIRAFEEGNPGKRATVADLGRAYALSSQVVGTPETIADQLGEWQAAGIDGVNLIYHTTPGSFADFIENVTPVLQKRGLAQTDYAEGSLRERLFPGRPGRLVDRHPAARYRGAFAGPGDRSQPAA
- a CDS encoding NtaA/DmoA family FMN-dependent monooxygenase (This protein belongs to a clade of FMN-dependent monooxygenases, within a broader family of flavin-dependent oxidoreductases, the luciferase-like monooxygenase (LMM) family, some of whose members use coenzyme F420 rather than FMN.), whose product is MRKRLIFNAFSMNAVSHVYHGLWRHPQTRQTELNQLSTWVELAGILEKGRFDALFLADVIGVDKGHNGSWDVYLKEGIHFPANDPSVLAAALIGATTNLGLTFTSSILQSHPFDFARRVSTLDHLSGGRVGWNIVTTTSRNAAANFGFDEPVPHDERYRWADEYVEVAYKLWEGSWDDDAVRLDRTAQVYADPTRIRTIDHVGPRYRVAGPHLTSPSPQRTPVLIQAGSSRAGRAFAARNAEATFVVCLTPEAARSAIADIRVELAKAGRRPEDLLFFQGLSFVVGSTEEEAWRKARAIDDYVSTDGLAAHVGRDLGIDFGLLDPQKPVADYKIEGLQGFTQFFEEANPGKRARLVDLVTAMSYNGRIVGTPEQIADRLEDWQDAGIDGVNVAYQTTPGSFVDFIDHVMPVLRERGLAQRDYAPGTLRERLFPGRPAFLARNHPAARFRHPQRQAAE
- a CDS encoding peroxidase-related enzyme (This protein belongs to a clade of uncharacterized proteins related to peroxidases such as the alkylhydroperoxidase AhpD.) encodes the protein MTTVLDAAIGQPLSRLPVPDVAALPDDVRKIVDAHHRENWVRSLSLNGETVHRFAGYFESLFSPRGRLPLQERELIAVIVSAANGCGLCTVHHTRALGDVLDDHARAQRIALDDHLVPLSKRERALADLARKITQSPKAVGEKDFATLRDAGLSDADILEAVETSAWFNHTNRIFISLGVVPDDKFFPA
- a CDS encoding sugar ABC transporter substrate-binding protein, translated to MPIRTNPLAFGDLGEKRVVDAHLDRLDTRGVSRRDFLALASAGVAAGAAAGLLGSSSVAVAAPSGKLAYLAWTSRVEFMVQASKATQAAAKAFGLGYSYLDGQIDSQRQLNQAEEQFNVGANAIILHAPDGSAVKRIAQLAEQNKAYFSNVWATLPWFTPFDASEYYALYAVPEEFSAHRGVTEVLLRTVTEKFGGGKILGVTGVPGFSTDSVRSRGRDEAFKAFPKTQLVDQLPGLFNREDSLKATQALLARHNDIVGVVAQNDDVAQGVIAALRSAGLRAGEDVLVVGADGTAEGARAIKSGVQLATSANCPAFQAGFFTAYLYDVLNGWKPRASERMLNWHSVITTQSNVDVYLKRYVDNGDVLPFDYRRMSKVAHPADWDPQGEITPLDIDVEWAGLPKPEGWTYPKAYIDAKTNGEWDAVKKEYSEHYKIPFFGPSPNA